The genomic segment TGAAAATAATGAAGAAACATAGATCTGATTGTTAAATAGTAATTGTACATTATAGCGTACAAAGCCTCAGAATGTTTACTCATTGACTGCCATAAGCTACTTGTGCAGCAAAAATGCTAAAAGATGTTTTTTGAACTGTGAAGGTTCTGTGAGTACCATGTTAGCAGCTATGGTCGTTATCTTTACAGGGTTGTACCTCATTGAGTCCCTATGTAAGCCACGTGTCCACACCACATATAAATTTCTAGATATACTTggcatttttctttttttgatgCAACTTCAAAATGGGCAATACCTTATTAATTTACAAGTGAGCACATTCTTCAAAGAAAGAAGAACCATGTGCTAACTCCTTCCATGAGAAAGTTACAGTGCATTTGAATTTGTGGTATGATTCATACTTTCAGATTTCGGATAAGGTTAGACCCATCCAACCTTGAGGACCGGCTTCCAAGGATGTAATTAAGATCCtcaaactaaaataaaaaaccACTTAATCAAAAGTTTCTTGGACAAGAAAGTTACTCCAGAATATGTAAACTGCCCCATTTTTCGTTGCATATGAATTCACATGATCCAATTGATAATTAAAGTTGCCAGACCTGCCCGAGAGGAAATGGGGTTGGTGAAAGTTCATTATTTTCACTCTGGTCTGAACCTTACCCGGTGGTGCATGAGAATCATTGCGAATTTCTACTGCTGGAGGCCTAATACCATATCTATTCTTGAGTAGTTAGAGCTGTTAACTACCATCAAATCAGCAGACTTATGGTGTTACGAAGAAATCAGAACATTACTTCACAAACCATGAGATTTTCAAACAATTCCCCATACATGTCACGGTCCTTGACCacagaaacaaaaaaaataaccgCACAAATAAGTTAATCATTACTTGTTTTTTTAACTGGTATAGTTGATTGTAAAAACTTAGCTTGACTCTTGATATTGTTGGAATAAATTTTATAGCCAGCAGATTAACAAAGTATTGAGTGCAAAGTTTCAAGTACAATATGAACTAATTACAAGTAGTAGAATGCATACTAGTTTCAAAATTGTCCCAGTTATTCACTTTGATCCACTCTTCCCTGCCTGAGTTAACCTGCCAATTCAAATAGACCATCAttagcaagaaaaatttacAATTTGATCTGTTTCCAAGGGAGACACACCTGAAATGGACAACGTGTTTCCGGCATCAAAATCCTTTCTATAAGAATCACAAATAAAATTTTCCTCTCGGTTGAAAAATAGGGCAAGATTCAAGGAAAAAAAGAAAGTCGCACAACCTTTTCAAGAGTATAATCCTGCATCTTCTCACAGAGCCCATCCAGAAGTTCAACGACTCTTAACTCGCTGACTCTGTTGGAGAAAAAAACAGAACCCATTGTTTAGCCATCCATGAAAAAACCATAAAATATGCCTTGTGGTTAATCAACTAACAGTCAAGCAAATTTTTCTAGGATCTTTTTTCCGGGTCCAAATCACATGGGTGAAACTAAAAGAACATATATAAAATGGCAAATATTTGATGAAACCATGAAGGATAATGAACTAAGTTAGCTTCTACCTGTAATCAATTAGCTTTCCTTCACGCTGACCTTTAGAGTCCAGCCGATGTCTCATGTCCAAGTGGTTTCTTGGTTTTTCCTGAATGCCATCAATCAATACTTCCAAAAAGTTGCATAAAAGGGCAATCATAAAAATGGATGATCACTAAAGGTGTGAGTCCTTTTTTCAGTAAGTAAACCAAGAAAACTTTGCAACTTCTAGTTGATAGAGTTCCACCTTCGTATCTCAGTGTAATATCACAAAGAGTATTATTAACCAGAACCTGTTTCTTATAGACACCAAAAAATGGCATCAACTAAATTAAAGGGTGTGGCTCAGGTTAGGAAAAACATTATAAGACTAGTTACCTGAATCTAGGCATATCCATCCCTCAACTCACAACCCTACACATCATGTTTCCAAACTCAAACCAGCGCTCTGGGCTTCACATTTGACCATGGACCCCCACAGTGAAAAGCTCAACTTTTGGGATCAGTAAATCTCTTAATTGTCCTTTCACCCTAGTTCTTTACTTGGCTTTGACCAATGCCAACTCATAAATATCCAACAAACTCATGCACATATAGCCATGTGACGAGTTCTCAGCGACTTATTTAACTTTATTCTTGTATCAAAACTAAGAATAATCCACCAAATCATATTTCCAgcacataaaaaataaaacaatgtaTTGACCTCCAATCAACAACAATAATCGATAAATCCCAAAAACTCTTACTTTCAAGAGTCCGAGCTCCAGCTCCTCCTGCAATCAAAGAAATCAGAAAGATTTTCATAAACCCGTCCAAATGGTCAGAAACGAACACCAGAAAATAACTTTAAATATCcacaaataatcatttaatcaacACCAAATAAATACTCACAGCAATTGCATTGCAAGCAGCGCATTTATCGTCGATACCACCGGCAGTTGATGCTAAAATTGCCATAACTATAAAGAAAGTAGATTTTGAATAAACAATCACCATTTTTTCCTTCAGCTCGTAATCTCTGTTCCGCCGGTGGAATTTTCGGTAGTACTCgtttcattttaatttattttacaaaaataaaagaagagaAGAGAAATACCACGTCATCGAAGAAATGTGTTGTTCATGTCCAATTGAAAGCCGCCAGTTGGAATTTAGTCGAGAACCTAAGTGGGCCTCATTTTATAAATGGGCTTAAAGCTTTACGAAGAGCCCATTAAGAATTTTCTTCTTTATCTACAAAATACATCCAAGTATTCagattaatcataaaatatttgttcaaaataatatatatatataggtatcttgtgagataGTATCACAAATATTTTTCTGTAAGACGAATCAACTCTatctatattcacaataaaaattaataatcttagcataaaaaagtaatattttttcatgtatgactcaaataagagatttgtctcataaaatacgacttgtgagaccgtctcacgcaaGTTTTTTCCTAGAAGATAAAAATAGAGACCAAATTTTTCTTCCAACTTTGTCTTTATGTGATACcaataatatatttatgttttttttaaaatttcaacaaacacttttatttttattttttttataatttcaacaattcaaatagcattttaatcccttgataattataaaaaaatattatatacatacgtgctacatatgcaaaataactAGTCTATATTATATTATCAAGTGACTTTAGAGAggacatcaaaatattttatttcataattATCCTTCTTACTCTATTAAAAACATCTTCAACTCAACTTGTTCTTCGGCGATAGACTTGTCACTTATTCATTGCATTAATTAACGGGTAATTTTTCcccagaaaattttaaatttattttattttattttaaataattttacaattaatttggattttttaataataataataataacatacaAAAAGCGCGAACAAAACTTCAGTCTTGTGATAATAAATGCAGTTGGTTTGTTGTATAAATGCtattgaaattttaattctttACTCGATGAATTGACCGGAGCTAAATATTTTATTCACGAGTTATAATTAAAAAACAAtacttttttataaaaaataatattttttcaaaaattacttaaataaaattttcatatgaCAGAAAAGTCAAAAAATCCGGAAAAGTGCATCAATAAGAATAAGATTATATAGAATCTCTCAAATCAACAAATGACAACTACGAATTCAAGTGAAAACATACACCACAGAGGCaaaggaaaaatataagatATTGCCAATAAAAATAAAGACCAATGTTATGTACTTATCATCTTTCACAAACTATTTACTTTTTCCAACTTAAGAAAGATTGGAGAAAACAAATACAAGATCCTAACATTCTAGCAAAAACAATCTCAAGTACATTATCCAATGCTAGGGAATATACCGGAAAAGTTGGGAATCTTGTCGAGGAGCTTCAAGGCTCGTTCTGCGATCTGCCGTGTTCGAAAATCGCCATGTTGGAAAGCATCTACAAGTGCTGTGCTTATATTGGGATTGCCAGAGACTTCATAGGTTATCTCTTCGCTCCTCAACAGCCTTTCAACCGCCCAAACTGCCCTTCGCCGTAAACTATCCGTTCGCTTGTCGACTAACAAGTCAAGAATAGGCTTGACTCCTTGTGCATCAAGTAACACCTGAACTCCCTCCTCTATGTTCACCTCGTCTTCTAATAAAGTGGAAAGGGCTGCAAGGGATGCTTCAACCACCTCGTCTTTTTCATGGTCCAAAAGGGCCACCAGTCTCTCCATGGCCTGTCCTTCCAAGAGACAAAATGTTTCTTTAAGCGAACATTTCCCACCATGGATCTTACACAATCCGGTTATATCAGGAGACTTACTTAAGCAAGGGAAAATCGAGGAACAAATTCCGGGAGCTGGAAACTCAGGATGTTTGGTTAAGTTTTTTGATTCTTGAGATAAGTTCTCCAGAGCAATGGCGGATTCCATCTGTATGTTATCGGCCACATTACACTGCAGAAGGTCAATAAAAATCGAAGCTAGATTATGCTCGTGACAGAGCGCACGGACTGCACCCGAATCCTCGGACAAGGCAAATGTAATTCTTGCAAGAACCTTGACGAGTCCTTCGAAATATGGGGTCATGAAGCGGCTGCCTCTTGTCTCCCCTCTTCGGATGCTACTTATTCTTGAAATGAAGAGCTGAAAAGCCCCTTCTTCAAGCATCAGTCTAGTGAGACCTGCATCTCTTTCTGGGAGATCAGCTAAAAGCCCGACCCCTGCTGCCTGCTCTTCCGTAATGCCTGCATTTTCCATAATCCCTGCATTTTCCGTTATCACTCTAATAAGGCTCCCAAGCTGACCAGACGTGCCGCATAAGCAACTGGCTAATTCTTGACCCATCTGTGGGGAAAGGTTCTGAAGAAGTTTAATGGAAGCTACTCTCAAATCCCTTTGTGGGGCCTCAATAAACTGAACCAAACTAATCATAGCACCAGAACTTATAATAGCAGAAACTACACTAGATACGGTTGTAGGTAAACTTGTAAGCCCAACAAGAACTTGGAGTAGCTTGGTTCCTATTGCAGGGCCAGTGTTGCTAATAAGATGCAAAAGATTATGAATAATTTCCTCTGAGACCAGCGTTAGGTGATTTGGTCCAACGGGGATCAAGTCAAAATCGTGACCCGAATTGATGACATTAGCAAGAATTGTTGCCGACACTTCTTTAAGCCGCATAGGCAGCGTGTTGGCTCCAACGATGAAAAGATCCTTGACGAGAGGAGGAAGAATACCTGCCTCTATCAAGATTTTGGAACTTGCCACATCGGATGAAATTTGGTTTAAAGCTTTAAGAGCAGCCTCTCTTGCTTGCATGCTTGTACTCATCATAAGATTGATCAGCGAAAAACCAGCCGTCCTAGCAACATATACTTTTAGGTCATTGCTTAATACCAATTCACCCAAGAAAGCAGCCATGGATAATTTAGTTTCCGGCGAGCCTGCAATAATCCATTCAAAATCCCATTACTGTTGCTTAGTATCGTATCAATAAAGCCTTAACACTGGCTAATCCCCATCCAATGGCAGACCTTGGAATTGAGGAGAGAAAGGGGAGGCGGGGATGACTGAATAAAATTTGGGTGGCTGAATTTATGGTTTTAGAAAAAATCAACTCCTTTCTGAATCCACCCCTGCCTACATTAAATTTAGTTTTTTCCATCCCCATCAGTAATATGCTATACGAAACAAACTAAAtcaaacaaaaacaacaaagttCTACAAAAATTGTAATGAGGTTGGCGAGACCTTCAAGAAGCAAAGTCAGGAGAGGCTGCAGTCTTCCATTGTCAGCCATTTGTCGCACGTTGTTCTCacatttttcaagattttccaATGTTCTCTCTGCGTTTTCAACCGTCAAAACATTTTCAGAGTCACTGCTAGCCAATCCAATAAATATGAGAATTGCTCCGTTAACCGAACCAATCTTTTCACATAGCCTTTCGGATTTAGAGAGCTCGCAAAGCAAGGAAACCGCTTCTTCTCTCTCTTTCGAATATTCTTGAGATAAGAACTTAACTATTGTACGTACAGTATCCCCTTCAGCCATTACTTCCTGCAGATTCACAT from the Primulina tabacum isolate GXHZ01 chromosome 8, ASM2559414v2, whole genome shotgun sequence genome contains:
- the LOC142552801 gene encoding uncharacterized protein LOC142552801 isoform X1 — its product is MVIVYSKSTFFIVMAILASTAGGIDDKCAACNAIAEELELGLLKEKPRNHLDMRHRLDSKGQREGKLIDYRVSELRVVELLDGLCEKMQDYTLEKVNSGREEWIKVNNWDNFETSNKQEARAYSKDISTFCGRLLEETEDELSEAIKKGSIQVGEVSKVLCHDLSRYCSRTGDIQEAEDDDETSDGEL
- the LOC142552801 gene encoding uncharacterized protein LOC142552801 isoform X2, which gives rise to MEELELGLLKEKPRNHLDMRHRLDSKGQREGKLIDYRVSELRVVELLDGLCEKMQDYTLEKVNSGREEWIKVNNWDNFETSNKQEARAYSKDISTFCGRLLEETEDELSEAIKKGSIQVGEVSKVLCHDLSRYCSRTGDIQEAEDDDETSDGEL
- the LOC142552799 gene encoding U-box domain-containing protein 44-like, giving the protein MAGSWDESYDQGGQSDNSYHFERLHIEPIYDSFICPLTKQVMRDPVTLENGQTFEREAIEKWFTECKTSGRRPVCPLTLRELRSTELNPSIALRNTIEEWNARNEAVQLDMARKSLSLSSFENDILQSLKYITHLCQKSCSNKLVIRNAELIPMIVSMLKSSSRRVRCKTLETLRIVVEEDTDNKEVMAEGDTVRTIVKFLSQEYSKEREEAVSLLCELSKSERLCEKIGSVNGAILIFIGLASSDSENVLTVENAERTLENLEKCENNVRQMADNGRLQPLLTLLLEGSPETKLSMAAFLGELVLSNDLKVYVARTAGFSLINLMMSTSMQAREAALKALNQISSDVASSKILIEAGILPPLVKDLFIVGANTLPMRLKEVSATILANVINSGHDFDLIPVGPNHLTLVSEEIIHNLLHLISNTGPAIGTKLLQVLVGLTSLPTTVSSVVSAIISSGAMISLVQFIEAPQRDLRVASIKLLQNLSPQMGQELASCLCGTSGQLGSLIRVITENAGIMENAGITEEQAAGVGLLADLPERDAGLTRLMLEEGAFQLFISRISSIRRGETRGSRFMTPYFEGLVKVLARITFALSEDSGAVRALCHEHNLASIFIDLLQCNVADNIQMESAIALENLSQESKNLTKHPEFPAPGICSSIFPCLSKSPDITGLCKIHGGKCSLKETFCLLEGQAMERLVALLDHEKDEVVEASLAALSTLLEDEVNIEEGVQVLLDAQGVKPILDLLVDKRTDSLRRRAVWAVERLLRSEEITYEVSGNPNISTALVDAFQHGDFRTRQIAERALKLLDKIPNFSGIFPSIG